The DNA window TCTGGTCTCTATTCCCCTTCGGAGGACAGCCGACTATGATCAGTCTTAAGGGCTTCAAATACTCTCTGAGAGATGCCACTCTCGAGTACGGAAATCCGCTGGGTGTTTCAAACGAGACGAAAGAAAGCGAAGTACAGATTCTCTGCAAGGGAGGTACTGTCCTATACTTCAGATGGTTGAAAAAGCAGTAATAATTTCAGACACACACGGCTCTCCTGGGCCAGTGAAGAGAATACTTGAGAGAAACGGCGAAAACCTTCCGATTATTCACTGCGGAGACTTCCTGTATCACGGCCCCAGGAATCCTCTTCCCGGTGACTACGATCCAGAAGAACTCGCTGCGATTTTCAGACAGTATTCCCTAAGAATCGAAACCGTGAGGGGAAACTGCGACAGCGAAATCGATCTGATGCAAATTGGTTTACTTGACCTGCCTGAAGCGCGAACACTCGTCATAAACGATATTCAACTCTTCATTTCACACGGCCACAAGGAGTTCGGTCTTCCCTTCGAAAGAGGAATAGTCATATCCGGCCATACTCACATCGCGCATCTCTCCAGAGAAGGGGAAACCATATTTCTTAATCCCGGCAGTCCCTCTATTCCCAAAGATGACACCGGTGGATCTTACGCAATAATCGACTTCGTAAAAGGGTTCATATACCTCAACAGCATTGAGGGCCGCGAACTCAAAGCGATGGCTCTTTAGGAGCGCCTGCTTTCGGTGAACATGTTACTGAACCCATGATATAATAAGTATCTGGGTGATGAATATGGTTTTGAGATGGCATGGACATTCGTGTTTTTCGCTTGAGAGCGATGAAAAGACTCTTTTAATTGACCCCTTCGATGAGGGTGTAGGTTATGACATGCCCCCGGTTAGGCCGGACATTATTCTGGAATCCCATCAGCACCACGACCACAATGCTCATGATAGATTCGAGCAGGGATTCGTGCTGATAAAGGAAACCGTCAACAAAACTGTGCAAGGGTTCAAGATCGAAGGTCATTCAGTATTCCACGATGACGTGCAGGGCAGTAAACGAGGCAAGAACATAATTTTCGAAGTTACGACCCCGGACGGATTCAGAGTAGTTCATTGCGGAGACCTAGGCCACAAAATTGATTCAGAGCTTCTAGATCTTCTGAGGAGCCCTGATGTTCTGCTTGTGCCTGTGGGCGGTTTCTACACAATCGACGCGAAACAGGCAAGAGAGCTGACAAGAGATCTAGCTCCGTCGTACGTTGTTCCGATGCATTTTAAAACAGAAGCCCTGGCCTTTGAGCTGGGGGGAGTTGAAGACTTTCTGTCTGGCGACCCGTTTGAAAAGCTTGATGAGCTTAAGCTGGAAGAAAAGGCCAATGTGGGAACCAGGATAGTCGTCCTCAATTATCGTTGATCGAGGGCATAATATGGATGAAAAGAGAATTGTATCTCTCCTTGGAATAGGAAGAAGAGCAAACAAGGTTGTGTTTGGGAAAGAGCAATTAAGAAGTTATTTGAGGCAGCCGTTTAAGAGAAAGTTTCTCATTCTGGCTTGCGATACCAGCGATTCGATAAAGGAAGACTGGATCAAGAGATGCAAGAGTCACGGGGCAAGCTGTATTCTCCTCAAAGAACACGACCGTGTCGCTCTGGGAAGGGCCATCGGCAAAGAAAACATCTCTGCAGTGGCAGTTGCCGATAACGGCCTTGCAGATGAAATCTCAAAGATAATGACACAGGCGGGAGGTGACTGAGCTATGCCAAAAGCCAGAGTGTACGAACTTGCTAAGAGATTGAATATAACGGCAAGAGAGCTGCTGGATGAACTTGAGGAGCTCGGTGTTACCGTCAAGAACCATATGTCCGTTCTTGACGAGGAGACCGTTAACATTATAGTTGGTCTCTACGAGGAAGA is part of the Mesotoga sp. BH458_6_3_2_1 genome and encodes:
- a CDS encoding ribosomal L7Ae/L30e/S12e/Gadd45 family protein, which translates into the protein MDEKRIVSLLGIGRRANKVVFGKEQLRSYLRQPFKRKFLILACDTSDSIKEDWIKRCKSHGASCILLKEHDRVALGRAIGKENISAVAVADNGLADEISKIMTQAGGD
- the yfcE gene encoding phosphodiesterase; amino-acid sequence: MKRILERNGENLPIIHCGDFLYHGPRNPLPGDYDPEELAAIFRQYSLRIETVRGNCDSEIDLMQIGLLDLPEARTLVINDIQLFISHGHKEFGLPFERGIVISGHTHIAHLSREGETIFLNPGSPSIPKDDTGGSYAIIDFVKGFIYLNSIEGRELKAMAL
- a CDS encoding MBL fold metallo-hydrolase, which gives rise to MVLRWHGHSCFSLESDEKTLLIDPFDEGVGYDMPPVRPDIILESHQHHDHNAHDRFEQGFVLIKETVNKTVQGFKIEGHSVFHDDVQGSKRGKNIIFEVTTPDGFRVVHCGDLGHKIDSELLDLLRSPDVLLVPVGGFYTIDAKQARELTRDLAPSYVVPMHFKTEALAFELGGVEDFLSGDPFEKLDELKLEEKANVGTRIVVLNYR